A single Candidatus Schekmanbacteria bacterium RIFCSPLOWO2_02_FULL_38_14 DNA region contains:
- a CDS encoding tRNA preQ1(34) S-adenosylmethionine ribosyltransferase-isomerase QueA, with translation MQLSDFDYSLHEELIAQYPLGKRDSSKLMVFDRNTGSLIHTNFFKIANFLMNTDVLVINDTKVFPARLRGVKENTGGRIEILLLKNWKNGKAEENIWEVLINTNKGIKKGATLCFGNGELKGIIRESDGNGKGILEFETRNDIFEILDRIGEPPLPPYIKRKLLVNSEQYLPNTVHYSLFTDRERYQTVYARERGAVAAPTAGLHFSDELLKRIKKTGVEIINITLHVGLGTFKPVRVSNIKEHIMDSESYVIASDNAEKLNKARRDKRRIIAVGTTTARTLESEIEKYGKFTEGEKETSLFIYPGFKFKAIDSLITNFHLPKSTLLMLVSAFCGLENIMDCYRKAIEMEYRFYSYGDAMFII, from the coding sequence ATGCAGTTATCAGATTTTGATTACAGTTTGCACGAGGAATTAATTGCCCAGTATCCACTTGGAAAAAGGGATAGTTCAAAGCTCATGGTGTTTGACAGAAATACAGGTTCGCTTATCCATACAAATTTTTTTAAGATAGCAAATTTTCTGATGAATACAGATGTTCTTGTTATTAATGATACAAAGGTTTTTCCTGCAAGGCTTCGTGGAGTTAAGGAGAATACCGGAGGCAGGATTGAGATACTTCTTCTCAAAAACTGGAAAAACGGTAAAGCAGAAGAAAATATCTGGGAGGTTCTGATAAATACAAATAAGGGGATTAAAAAAGGCGCTACTCTCTGCTTTGGCAACGGTGAATTAAAAGGAATAATAAGGGAATCAGACGGAAACGGGAAGGGAATTTTAGAGTTTGAAACCCGCAACGATATTTTTGAGATTTTAGACAGAATTGGTGAGCCTCCGCTTCCTCCGTATATTAAGAGGAAGTTGTTAGTGAATAGTGAACAGTACTTACCAAATACTGTTCACTATTCACTATTTACTGACAGGGAACGCTACCAGACAGTATATGCAAGGGAAAGAGGGGCTGTTGCAGCGCCAACAGCAGGACTTCATTTTTCTGATGAGCTTCTGAAAAGGATAAAAAAAACAGGAGTTGAAATTATAAACATAACTCTTCACGTCGGGCTTGGAACATTTAAGCCAGTAAGAGTCAGCAATATAAAAGAACATATAATGGATTCTGAAAGCTATGTAATTGCTTCAGATAATGCAGAGAAGCTAAACAAAGCAAGAAGAGACAAGAGGAGAATAATTGCTGTTGGAACAACCACTGCAAGAACGCTTGAATCTGAAATAGAAAAATATGGAAAGTTCACAGAAGGGGAAAAAGAAACGAGTTTATTCATATATCCGGGGTTTAAATTCAAAGCAATAGATTCTCTGATTACAAATTTTCATCTTCCAAAATCAACGCTCCTGATGCTTGTCTCAGCTTTTTGCGGGCTTGAAAATATTATGGATTGTTACAGGAAGGCAATTGAAATGGAATACAGATTCTACAGCTATGGCGATGCAATGTTTATTATATAG
- a CDS encoding antitoxin, producing the protein MNFKFIESKPGVCGGKPCFAGTRIPVHIILEMMGAGDTIEDILKAYPQLTKEHILEGIRFAAELLNYEEATIT; encoded by the coding sequence AAGCCAGGAGTTTGCGGAGGAAAACCTTGCTTTGCAGGAACAAGAATTCCGGTTCATATCATTCTAGAAATGATGGGAGCAGGTGATACAATTGAAGACATTTTGAAAGCATATCCCCAATTAACCAAAGAACATATTCTTGAAGGAATTCGTTTTGCAGCAGAGTTATTGAATTATGAAGAGGCTACCATTACATAA